The genomic interval TCGAACAGATCGGCAGCCCGATTCGCCGTCCGGACGTCCAGCAGCGCACGCTGATCGGTCTCGGACTGAACAAGATGCACCGTCGCCGCACGCTGGAGGATACCCCTTCCGTTCGTGGCATGATCCGTGCTGTCCAGCATCTCGTTCGCATTGTCGACGAGAAGTGAGACGGAGGAAACGCTCATGAAACTCAATGAAATTAAGGACAACGAAGGCTCGACCCACAGCCGCAAGCGCCTCGGCCGCGGTATCGGTTCGGGCTCCGGCAAGACCGGTGGTCGCGGTGTGAAGGGTCAGAAGTCCCGTTCCGGCGTCGCCATCAACGGCTTCGAAGGCGGCCAGATGCCGATCTATCGTCGCCTGCCGAAGCGCGGCTTCAACAACATCTTCGCTTCCGACTTCGTCGTCGTGTCGCTTGCCCGCATCCAGGCTGCGATCGACGCCGGCAAGCTCGATGCCAAGGCGACCGTTGACGCCGCTGCCCTCAAGGCCGCCGGCGTCATCCGCCGCGCCAAGGACGGCGTTCGCGTTCTCGCCGATGGCGAGCTCAAGGCCAAGATTACCATCGTCGTTGCCGGCGCTTCCAAGCCGGCCGTCGAGAAGATCGAAAAGGCAGGCGGCACCGTGACCCTGCTTTCGGCTCCGGCTGCAGCCGAATAATATCTGATGATATGTCGCCCGGGGTGCTTCACACCGGGCGATTTTGCTCCCATATGTGGGCCTCACAAAAACTTGGCTGGCGCGCCCGCGTCATGCCGGTAAGACTGGAAGACAAGGGTGAGGCATGGGGTTGCGCTGCAATCCGTCCAAAGCCCGGTTTTGAATAATTTTCATACTGATTCCGGGGCCGGCTATTTCCCTAGAGACGCCGGAATTGGTAGCGCGGAGAATCGCATGGCTTCTGCAGCGGAACAATTGGCATCCAACCTCAATTTTTCGACCTTTGCCAAAGCCGAGGATTTGAAGAAGCGCCTGTGGTTCACACTGGCAGCTCTCCTCGTCTACAGGCTCGGCACCCATATTCCGCTTCCGGGGCTCAATCCCGAAGCCTATGCCCAGGCGTTCCGCGGCCAGGCAGGCGGTATTCTCGGCCTTTTCAATATGTTCTCGGGCGGCGCTGTCGAACGCATGGCGATCTTCGCGCTCGGAATCATGCCTTACATCTCCGCCTCGATCATCGTACAGCTCATGACCTCGGTGGTGCCGGCGCTCGAAAACCTGAAGAAGGAAGGCGAGCAGGGGCGCAAGATCATCAATCAGTACACCCGCTATGGCACCGTCATTCTAGGGGCGCTGCAGGCCTATGGCATCGCCGCTGGTCTCGAGAGCGGCCAAGGTCTGGTCGTCGAGCCGGGCTGGTTCTTCCGCGTTTCTACCGTCCTGACGCTGCTTGGCGGCACGATGTTCCTGATGTGGCTCGGTGAGCAGGTCACCTCGCGCGGCATCGGCAACGGTATTTCGCTGATCATCTTCGCCGGTATCGCGGCCGGCCTTCCGAGCGCGCTTGCCGGTACCCTCGAACTCGGCCGCACCGGCGCGCTGTCGACCGCGCTCATCCTGCTCGTTATCGTCGTCGCGATCGGCGTCATCGGCATCATCGTCTTCGTCGAACGGGCCCAGCGCCGGCTGCTGATCCAATATCCGAAGCGCCAGGTCGGCAACCGCATGTTCCAGGGCGACACCTCGCACCTGCCGCTCAAGCTCAACACATCAGGCGTCATTCCGGCCATCTTCGCCTCGTCGCTGCTGCTTCTGCCGGCAACGGTCGCCGGCTTCGCCAGCACGACGTCGATGCCGTCCTGGGCGACGTCGATCGTTGCCGCCCTCGGCCACGGCCAGCCGCTCTACATGGTGCTCTATGCGGCGCTGATCGCCTTCTTCGCCTTCTTCTATACGGCCATCGTCTTCAATCCGAAGGACACGGCCGACAATCTGAAGAAGCACGGGGGCTTCATCCCCGGCATCCGCCCGGGTGAGCGCACCGCCGAATATATTGATTATGTGCTGACCCGGATCACCGTGATCGGCGCGATCTATCTCGTCTTCGTCTGCATCCTTCCGGAGATATTGGTGTCGCAAACCGGCATCCCATTATCCCTTGGTGGCACTTCGCTTTTGATCGTGGTTAGCGTAACTCTTGATACGGTGGCACAGATCCAGGGTCACCTGATCGCGCAGCAATACGAAGGCCTGATCAAGAAATCGAAGTTGCGAGGAGGAAAGAGGGGGCGATGAGACTTATCCTTTTGGGGCCGCCGGGCGCGGGCAAGGGAACCCAGGCCCAGCGGATCGTGGAAAAGCACGGCATCCCGCAGCTTTCCACGGGCGACATGCTGCGTGCGGCCGTTAACGCCGGTACGGAGGTGGGCAAGCGCGCCAAGGCTGTCATGGACGCCGGCAAGCTTGTCTCGGACGATATCGTCATAGCCATCGTCTCCGAGCGAATCGATCAGTCCGATTGCGCCAACGGCTTCATTCTCGATGGTTTCCCCAGGACGCTGGTCCAGGCGGACGCCACCGAGGCGATGCTGAAGGCGAAGGGTCTCGATCTTTCCGTCGTCATCGAATTTCGTGTCGATGATGCCGAGTTGGTTCGCCGTGTCGCCGGTCGTTACTCCTGCGCGCAGTGCGGTAGCGTCTATCATGACACCGACAAGGTTCCGGCCAGCGAGGGCGTATGCGACAAGTGCGGTTCCACGCACTTCAAACGTCGCCCCGACGATACTCCGGAGACGATGACGGCCAGACTGCAGGTCTACTATAAGGAAACCTCGCCGCTGATCGGCTATTACCATGCCAAGGGCAAACTCAAGTCTGTCGACGGCATGGCGGAGATCGATCAGGTGACCGCCGAAGTTGAAAGCATTCTTTCCAAGCTTTAAGGCTTTGAAAATAAACTTGGCGGGAACGGTTGCTTTTCAGCAGTGATTCCGCTAAACACCGCGCCAACTCGCGACATTCCCTGCGATCGGCGCGGATTTCCCTGGGAAGTCCGGGTGCGGTCGTTTTGACATGTTACGGACGTAAATCTGAACGGGCGGTCCTGAGGACCGCATAACGAAGCCCACTTGCCGGATGGCAACTGGAATGCAAGGAGAACAGGCGTGGCACGTATCGCTGGCGTCAACATCCCGACTGCAAAGCGCGTCGTCATCGCGCTGACCTACATTCACGGGATCGGTCCGAAATTCGCACAGGAAATCGTCGAGAAGGTCGGTATTCCGGCCGAGCGTCGTGTGCATCAGCTGACGGACGCCGAAGTCCTTCAGATCCGCGAAACCATCGACCGCGACTATCAGGTCGAGGGTGATCTTCGTCGCGAAACCGCGATGAACATCAAGCGCCTGATGGATCTCGGCTGCTACCGTGGTCTGCGTCATCGTCGCGGCCTTCCGGTCCGCGGTCAGCGCACGCACACCAATGCCCGCACCCGCAAGGGGCCGGCAAAGGCGATCGCTGGCAAGAAGAAGTAATTTCCGGGAAACCGGGATGGGGAGGCTGGCGGTCCGCGCCGGCCTCTTTTGAGTTTGGAACGGGACCGTATAGGCGCCGTTCCGGTGTAGCCGCTGGCATTACGGCGGTGAAGAGATCAACGAAAGGATTAGCATGGCTAAGGAAGCCGTCCGCGTTCGCCGTCGCGAGCGCAAGAATATCTCGTCGGGTGTCGCTCACGTCAACTCGACCTTCAACAACACGATGATCACCATCACCGATGCGCAGGGCAATGCCATCGCCTGGTCGTCGGCCGGCGCCAAGGGCTTCAAGGGCTCGCGCAAGTCGACCCCGTTCGCTGCCCAGATCGCTGCCGAAGACTGCGCCAAGAAGGCCCAGGAGCACGGCATGAAGTCGCTGGAAGTCGAAGTCTGCGGTCCGGGTTCGGGTCGCGAATCGGCTCTGCGCGCGCTCCAGGCTGCGGGTTTCATGATCACGTCCATCCGCGACGTGACCCCGATTCCGCACAATGGCTGCCGTCCGCGCAAGAAGCGCCGCGTCTGATCATCGCTCTCGTCACCGGTGAGCGCCTTGGCGTTCCCGGTGGTTTTCAAGCTCGGTTGCCACGATTGGATGGTGGCAACGAACGGAAGGCAAACTCATGATTCAGAAGAACTGGCAGGAACTGATCAAGCCGAACAAGGTGGAGTTCTCCTCGAGCTCGCGCACCAGGGCGACGCTCGTCGCCGAACCGCTGGAGCGCGGCTTCGGCCTCACCCTCGGCAACGCGCTGCGCCGCGTTCTGCTCTCCTCGCTGCGCGGTGCTGCCGTCACGGCGGTGCAGATCGACGGCGTGCTGCACGAATTCTCCTCGATTCCGGGCGTCCGCGAAGACGTCACGGATATTGTGCTGAACATCAAGGAAATCGCCATCAAGATGGATGGCGACGACGCGAAACGTATGGTCGTGCGCAAGCAGGGCCCAGGCGTTGTCACGGCTGGCGACATCCAGACGGTCGGCGATATCGAGATCCTCAACCCCGAGCATGTCATCTGCACGCTCGACGAGGGCGCCGAGATCCGCATGGAATTCACCGTCAACAACGGCAAGGGCTATGTTCCGGCCGAGCGCAATCGTGCGGAAGACGCTCCGATCGGTCTCATTCCGGTCGACAGCCTTTATTCGCCGGTCAAGAAGGTGTCCTACAAGGTTGAAAATACCCGCGAAGGACAGGTTCTCGACTACGACAAGCTGAACATGACCATCGAAACCGATGGCTCGATCACCGGCGAAGACGCCGTCGCTTTCGCGGCGCGCATCCTCCAGGATCAGCTTGGCGTCTTCGTCAACTTCGACGAGCCGCAGAAGGAAACCGAAGAGGAAGCAGTCACCGAGCTCGCTTTCAACCCGGCTCTCCTCAAGAAGGTGGACGAACTCGAACTGTCGGTCCGTTCGGCAAACTGCCTGAAGAACGACAACATCGTCTATATCGGCGACCTCATTCAGAAGACCGAAGCAGAAATGCTCCGCACGCCGAATTTTGGTCGCAAGTCGCTGAACGAAATCAAGGAAGTTCTCGCTTCCATGGGCCTGCACCTCGGCATGGAAGTGCCGGCATGGCCGCCCGAGAACATCGAAGATCTCGCCAAGCGTTACGAAGACCAGTATTGAGAAAACAAAAGGCAGGCTCGTTCGGCTGCCTTTCCCCGTCAAACAGCAGGCCGATCGCCTGCATGTGCCAGGAAACGGCAGGCCACTTAACGTAAGGGCACTGCATTAAAGGAGAATAGCAATGCGCCATGGTAAAGCCGGCCGCAAGCTGAATAGAACTGCAAGCCACCGCAAGGCGATGTTCGCCAACATGGCGGCTTCGCTGATTACCCACGAGCAGATCGTCACGACCCTGCCGAAGGCCAAGGAAATCCGCCCGATCGTCGAGAAGCTCGTCACGCTCGGCAAGCGCGGTGACCTGCATGCTCGCCGTCAGGCGATCTCGCAGATCCGCGATGCCGCCGTCGTCTCGAAGCTGTTCGACACGATCGCAACGCGCTACGCCACCCGCAACGGTGGCTACCTGCGCATCATGAAGGCTGGCTTCCGCCAGGGCGACAACGCCGCCATGGCCGTGGTCGAATTCGTCGATCGCGACACCTACGCCAAGGGCGCAGCCGACAAGGCCCGCGTCGCTGCCGAAGAGCAGGCGGTCGCCGCCTAAGTCTTCCGCTCTGCCGGAGCAATACAGCCGGGCTGCAAAGCCCGGCTGTTTTCGTTTGTGCGTCGGCCGAGAATGGCGAGAGCGAACGGCGTCAAGCGACGGCAAGGCGTGCGGCTTGATTCTTCGATATCTGTGTCAGCACGTTCAATCGGCTGATATTTGACGGGACCGATTCCATTGCGCGAAATCATTGAGATCCGCTCGCGCAGGCAGCGCCTTCGGCTTGCCGCCCTGCTGCTTGTCATCGTCCTCGGACTGGCGTTGAGACGCTTTGGCTATGGCGCCGATCTCCCTTTCGTCGTGGTCAAATATGGCGGATCGGTACTCTGGGGAGCGATGGTCTATCTGCTGGTGGCGATGTTTTTCGCAAGGTCACGGCGGGTGGTCATTGCGGGCATAGCGCTGTTCATTGCGATCTCGGTGGAATTGTTCCGGCTTTATCACACGCCTTGGCTCGACGCCTTTCGGCTAACCATGGCAGGCGCATTGCTGCTTGGGCGGATATTCTCGCTTTGGAATATGCTGGCCTATGCCATCGGCATCGCCGCGGCCTTTGCCTTTGATCCAGCACGTCGGTGATATGTCCTCGCCGGTCGTTTACGCCTCGGATGTTGAAGCCACCGCGCGATTGCGCGGACGTCCTTGGCCCTTCTTCCGGCTGCGTGCGATCGGCCGCCAGGCGCGGTAGAGGATCAGCGCAATGATCAGCCCGAGATAGATATATTGCTCGAGATCAAGGATCTTGGTCGACAGCGCGAAATGCAGCGCTCCGCTGGCGGCAACAACGTAGACGAGCCGGTGCAGCCAGATCCAATTCTTGCCGAGGCGGCGGATCGAGACATTATTGGATGTCAGCGCCAGCGGAATAAGCATCGCAAGGGCTGCCATGCCGAACATGATGAAGGGGCGCTTCAGCACGTCGTTGATGACGGCTTGAATGTCCATCGCCTGGTCGAGCACCATGTAGACGGTGAAGTGCATCAGCGCGTAGTAGAAGGTCAAAAGGCCAAGTGCGCGGCGATAGCGCAGATAATTCCAGCCGAACAATTCGCGCACAGGGGACACCATAAGTGTCACTATCAGGAAGCGGATCGTCCAGATGCCAAGGAAGAGCTCGAAGGTCTTGACCGGATCGGCGCCGAGCTGATCGGTCGCGCCGAGATAGAAGGTCCAGGCCGCGGGCAAGAGCCCCGCGACATAAAGCAGCCAGACCGAGGCGGGTTGCCAGCGTTTCGGAATGGCGAGCGACAGTTCCGCCATCAGAAATTGGCCTTCAAATCCATGCCGGCGTAAAGGCTCGCCACCTCGTCGGCATAGCCGTTGAACGGCAGGGTGGGGTGGCGGCTGGCGCCGAAGAAGCCGCTTTCGCCGATGCGCCGTTCTGTGGCCTGGCTCCAGCGCGGATGGTCGACGGCCGGATTGACGTTTGCGTAAAAGCCGTATTCCTGCGGATTGGTCACTTGCCAGGTGTTCTTCGGCTGCTGATCAGTGAGCGTGATCCTCACGATCGACTTGATGCCCTTGAAGCCGTATTTCCACGGCACGACGAGGCGGATCGGCGCACCGTTCTGGTTCGGCAGCGTTTCGCCATAAAGCCCGACGGCAAGCAGCGTCAGCGGATGGCGCGCCTCGTCGAGGCGCAGCCCCTCGACATAGGGCCAGTCGAGCGACTGGAAGAAACCCTTCTGCCCCGGCATTTCCTCCGGCCGCACGACGGTTTCGAAGGCGACATATTTGGCGCTGCCGAGCGGCTCTACCTTGTCAAGCAGCGCTGCCAGCGGAAAGCCATCCCAGGGGATGACCATCGACCAGGCTTCGACGCAGCGCATCCGATAGGTGCGTTCCTCGATCGGGAATTCCTTCATCAGCGCCTCGATGTCGAAGGTACCGGGTTTGTTGACCATGCCGTCGACCTTGACCGTCCAGGGCAGCGGTTTGAAGTCGCCGGAAAGAGCAGCGGGGTCGCCCTTGTCGAGGCCGAACTCATAGAAGTTGTTGTGGGTCGTCACGTCCTTGAGCGGCGTCGTCTTCTCATCGACCTTGTACTTGCTCTCGACGGCCGAGAGCGCGGCGGCGCTCGCGTTGCCTGCGCCGTAAAGTGCGATGGCGCCAAGCGCCGCAGCACCCAGGAATTCGCGGCGGCGCACATAGAGCTGGCGCGGCGTGATTTCCGACGAAGCGATCTTCGGTGGGCGATAGGTCGGCATGTCAAAACCTCCTGGGCGGCTTTCCGAATATAGTCCTTAAACGAACCGCCCGCATGTTCGGATCAATCTCTATGCCCTGAATACTGTCGACGGGAAGCCAATTTTTTGTGTTCGCCTGTGATGGAATAGGCTGTAACAAAACGTCTCTTCGAACCGTATACGATCGATGCGCGTCGCATCGCTTCATCCGGCAGCGTACCGGATTTGGCCTTCGCGGTAGTGACAGGTTCCGTCGATTGGATTAGGACAATTCCAAACAGCAGCGATCGCCTGGCCCGCAAGCTCCACAGCAGCCCGCTTCGCCTGATATTTCCGATACGTCGAGGAAGACACCGATGCCAGCTTACCGTTCCAGAACCACGACCCACGGCCGCAATATGGCTGGCGCACGCGGCCTTTGGCGCGCCACGGGCATGAAGGATTCGGATTTCGGCAAGCCGATCATTGCGGTGGTCAATTCCTTCACCCAGTTCGTGCCTGGCCACGTGCACCTGAAGGACCTCGGCCAGCTCGTCGCCCGCGAAATCGAGGCTGCCGGCGGCGTCGCCAAGGAATTCAACACGATTGCCGTCGACGACGGCATCGCCATGGGACATGACGGCATGCTCTATTCGCTGCCCTCGCGCGAGCTCATCGCCGACAGCGTCGAATACATGGTCAATGCCCATTGCGCCGACGCCATGGTCTGCATCTCCAATTGCGACAAGATCACCCCCGGCATGCTGATGGCGTCGTTGCGCCTCAATATCCCGACGGTCTTCGTCTCCGGCGGTCCGATGGAGGCCGGCAAGGTCGTTCTGCACGGCAAGACGCATGCGCTCGATCTCGTCGACGCGATGGTCGCTGCTGCCGACGACAAGATCTCCGATGAAGACGTCAAGGTCATCGAGCGTTCGGCCTGTCCGACCTGCGGCTCCTGCTCCGGCATGTTCACCGCCAATTCCATGAATTGCCTGACGGAAGCGCTCGGTCTGTCGCTGCCCGGCAACGGCTCGACGCTCGCCACTCATGCGGACCGCAAGCGCCTGTTCGTGGAAGCCGGTCACCTGATCGTCGATCTCGCCCGCCGCTATTACGAGCAGGACGACGTCAAGGCGCTGCCGCGCACCATTGCCTCCAAGCAGGCCTTCGAGAATGCGATGGCGCTCGATATCGCCATGGGCGGTTCGACCAATACCGTCCTGCATATCCTTGCCGCCGCCCATGAGGGCGAGGTCGATTTCACCATGGCCGATATCGACGCGCTGTCGCGCCGCGTGCCGTGCCTGTCGAAGGTCGCGCCCGCCAAGAGCGATGTGCATATGGAGGATGTCCACCGCGCCGGCGGCATCATGTCGATCCTCGGCGAACTCGATAAGGGCGGTCTGCTGAACCGCGATTGCCCGACCGTGCACGCCGAGACGCTCGGCGATGCGATCGATCGCTGGGATATCACCCGCACCAACAGCGAAACCGTCCGCAACTTTTATCGCGCCGCCCCCGGCGGGATCCCGACCCAGGTCGCCTTCAGCCAGGAAGCCCGCTGGGACGAGCTCGACACAGATCGCCAGAGCGGCGTGATCCGCTCGGTCGAGCATCCGTTCTCCAAGGACGGCGGCCTTGCCGTGCTCAAGGGCAACCTCGCGATCGACGGCTGCATCGTCAAGACAGCAGGCGTCGATGAATCGATCCTGAAATTCTCAGGCCCGGCCCGCGTCTTCGAAAGCCAGGATGCTTCGGTCAAAGCGATTCTCGCCAACGAGATCAAGGCCGGCGACGTCGTCGTCATCCGCTACGAAGGCCCGAAGGGCGGCCCCGGCATGCAGGAAATGCTCTATCCGACAAGCTATCTGAAGTCGAAGGGCCTCGGCAAGGCGTGCGCGCTTATCACCGACGGCCGCTTCTCCGGCGGCACCTCCGGTCTCTCGATCGGCCACGTCTCGCCGGAAGCGGCAAATGGCGGCACGATCGGCCTCGTCCGCGAAGGCGACATGATCGAAATCGATATCCCGAACCGCACGATCAGCCTGCGTGTCAGCGAGGCCGAACTCGCCGCCCGCCGCACCGAGCAGGACGGGAAGGGCTGGCAGCCCACAGAAGTCCGCAAGCGCAATGTCACGACGGCGCTCAAGGCCTATGCCGCTTTCGCAACAAGCGCCGACCGCGGCGCCGTCCGCGATCTGAACGCCCGCTAGGCAACTTGAGCATCCGATTGAAAGTCAGCCGCCAACCGGCCGCCTTCACAGCGGCCGGTTGACGTTTTTATAGGTTTCGCCGAGCTGCTTCATCCGCTCGTCGTAGGCAGCCTCGATACAGGCCGCGTCGGCCCCGCATTCCTGCCGCTTCTTCAGCCAGGCGGTCTGTTCGTCCTGCAATGTTCCGCGGGAGCCCATGGCCAGCAGCCCGGAGAGCAGCTCGAAGGTCGTCACCATCTTCACATCGGCATCATTGAGTGCGCGGTTGTCGCAGATAACCTTTTCATCCGGCTTCAATTCCTTCGCATCGCAATCGAAGCTCGCCGACCATGCGAGATCCGTTGTGAAAACCAGGATCGCCAAACCCAGAGCGGCCGACATTCGTGTTGTCATCATCATCTTCCTCTGCTGCCGATCAAATCAGCTTGCGCACTGCCAGAGCCAGGAAGATGATGCAGGTGAGCCAGACGACAAGGATGAAGATCAATCCGGCCCGGCTGGAAGGCTGTTCGATCCGCCTTGCCGCCTCAACGCGAAGCGCTGCCATCACCTCTGCCGGAACAAGACGTGTCGCCAGCAGGATGCCGAGCGGAACGATGACGAGATCATCGAGATAGCCGAGCACGGGAATGAAATCGGGGATCAGATCGATTGGCGAAAGCGCGTAGGCCGCAACGGCGCCGGCCACCGCTTTCGCATACCACGGCACGCGCGCATCACGCGCGGCCAGCCACAGCGCAACGATGTCACGCTTCAGTGACTTCGCCCAGGTTTTGGCTTTTGATATCAGGTGCATGGTCAAACTTCCTGAATCAAATTGACAGCGGGTTCAAGACATTCCCTTCCCTTGTTCTTCCATGCTTCCGCCCTCTTTCCTTTCTAGCGTCGTGCCGCAGAACAGGATGATTTTAAGCCGGTACGGCCTAAAGTCTGAATCCTGTTCGCAACTAAATAGTTAGAGCATGATGTCGTCCGAAAACCGCTCACAGTTTTCGGCATCATGCTCTAAAACGTTGCTCAAGAGGATTCAAAAGGGATACCCATGCAAGGCCTGTTCAAGCGCGCCTCCGTTTCGCTGTTCGCTCTCATGCTCGTTACGCCGGTCGCGGCCCATGCGCAGACGGCAAAGACCGTGCCCGAGAGCCAGATGCAGATGCAGCTCTCCTTCGCGCCGCTGGTCAAACAGACCTCGGGCGCCGTCGTCAACGTCTACGCGGAAAAGATCATCCAGCGCCAGTCGCCCTTTGCCGGCGATCCTTTCTTCGAGCAGTTTTTCGGTCAGCAGATGCCGAACCGCTCGGAAAAGCAGTCTTCGCTCGGTTCCGGGGTCATCGTCGAGGCGAATGGCACCGTCGTCACCAATAATCACGTCGTCGAAGGCGCCGACGACATCAAGGTGGCGCTCTCGGATGGCCGCGAATTCCCCTGCAAGGTGGTGCTGCGCGATGACCGCCTCGACCTCGCCGTCCTGAAGATCGACACCAAGCAGAGCTTCCCAACGCTGCCGATCGGCAATTCCGATACCGTCGAGGTCGGCGATCTCGTGCTGGCGATCGGCAATCCCTTCGGCGTCGGCCAGACGGTGACGAGCGGAATCGTCTCCGCACTTGCCCGCAACCAGGTGGTCAGGAACGAGTTCGGCTTCTTCATTCAGACCGACGCCTCAATCAATCCGGGCAATTCCGGCGGCGCGTTGATGAACATGAAGGGCGAGCTGATCGGCATCAACACCGCCATCTTCTCGCGTGGCGGCGGCTCGAACGGCATTGGCTTCGCCATTCCGGCCAACCTCGTCAAGGTCTTCCTCGCTTCCGCCGATGCCGGTGTCAAATCCTTCGAGCGACCCTATGTCGGCGCAAGCTTCGATGCGGTCACGT from Rhizobium lentis carries:
- a CDS encoding DegQ family serine endoprotease, producing the protein MQGLFKRASVSLFALMLVTPVAAHAQTAKTVPESQMQMQLSFAPLVKQTSGAVVNVYAEKIIQRQSPFAGDPFFEQFFGQQMPNRSEKQSSLGSGVIVEANGTVVTNNHVVEGADDIKVALSDGREFPCKVVLRDDRLDLAVLKIDTKQSFPTLPIGNSDTVEVGDLVLAIGNPFGVGQTVTSGIVSALARNQVVRNEFGFFIQTDASINPGNSGGALMNMKGELIGINTAIFSRGGGSNGIGFAIPANLVKVFLASADAGVKSFERPYVGASFDAVTSEVAEALGLNKVLGALVVKVSEGGPAAKAGLKAGQIVTAVNGISVEHPDALLYRLTTAGLGKTVNLTVIDNGHEEQLSLALARAPETSPRDQRIIGGRTPFTGVVVENLSPRVADELRMPAESAGVVVSDVKEDSPAARLGFEPKDIIVSINGTEVKSTSELVEIANSDPGLWRVEIERDGQRIRQFFR